In Pseudobacter ginsenosidimutans, the following are encoded in one genomic region:
- a CDS encoding RagB/SusD family nutrient uptake outer membrane protein: MRISIIFLFLAGIHFSSCKKFLEERTQSEMTPVSTEDYSQLLFGTSYPRGGTVLMPGVTLMSDDMQYYAHQIDHDYEAKTGYPAFTWQYNFDDLARTSGLTNPFKDSWTVLYNHITGCNIAIDATPESKGTASEKDQLMGEAYALRAFLYWHLVNLYSRPFNDSTTTPDKLPGVPLLISADLRNELPARSTVAEVYTKIRKDIEQAVTYFSVDKRKDNLHRFNYPAAHLLASRIYLYTEEWEKVIEHATASIAVQPLVLDLNDWPADYYYDESMYRPIHAQKNQETLFLYGTASEMRTGADFVAGMSEDLASKFEANDLRATIYFSPLPEFMLMFTPLKYGTQKRDIKVNAVENATSLRTSEAYLNRAEAYAQLYATKNNPADAQRALDDLNFIRQRRFSPANFQPVTMMPAAELLQFCRDERRREFFEENQRWFDLRRYGMPEIIHIYALFAEVQRFKLSKGDPAYTLLIPTEAIRLNPRLEQNPAAPPRNPFY, from the coding sequence ATGAGAATTTCGATCATATTCTTGTTCCTGGCCGGCATCCATTTCTCCTCCTGCAAAAAATTCCTGGAGGAAAGAACACAGAGTGAGATGACTCCTGTGTCAACAGAAGATTACAGCCAGCTTTTGTTTGGAACATCCTATCCGAGAGGCGGCACCGTTCTGATGCCGGGTGTTACGCTGATGAGCGATGATATGCAGTATTATGCCCATCAGATCGATCACGACTATGAAGCCAAAACAGGCTATCCTGCCTTTACCTGGCAATACAATTTCGATGATCTTGCCAGGACATCAGGCCTCACAAATCCTTTCAAGGATTCCTGGACAGTTTTGTACAATCATATCACCGGCTGCAATATTGCTATCGATGCAACGCCTGAGTCCAAAGGAACTGCCAGTGAAAAAGACCAGTTGATGGGAGAGGCATATGCACTCAGGGCATTTCTCTACTGGCACCTGGTCAACCTCTATAGCCGTCCATTCAATGATTCTACCACTACACCCGATAAGTTACCTGGTGTTCCCCTGCTGATCTCTGCGGACCTAAGGAATGAACTGCCAGCACGCAGCACTGTAGCTGAAGTGTATACAAAGATCAGGAAAGACATCGAACAGGCGGTAACTTATTTCAGCGTCGATAAGAGAAAAGACAATCTTCATCGATTCAATTATCCTGCTGCGCATCTCCTGGCCTCCCGCATCTATCTCTATACAGAAGAATGGGAGAAAGTGATCGAACATGCAACGGCTTCCATCGCTGTACAACCTTTGGTTCTCGATCTGAACGACTGGCCAGCCGATTACTATTATGATGAATCGATGTACAGGCCGATACATGCGCAAAAGAATCAGGAAACCCTTTTCCTTTATGGTACGGCGAGTGAAATGAGAACGGGGGCAGATTTTGTGGCGGGTATGTCTGAGGACCTGGCCAGCAAATTCGAAGCAAATGATCTCCGCGCCACTATCTACTTTTCTCCTTTGCCCGAATTCATGCTGATGTTCACTCCCTTGAAATATGGTACGCAAAAAAGGGATATAAAGGTAAACGCTGTTGAGAACGCTACATCACTCAGAACAAGCGAAGCCTATCTAAACAGGGCAGAGGCTTATGCTCAATTGTATGCTACCAAAAACAATCCGGCAGATGCACAGCGTGCACTGGACGATCTCAATTTCATACGTCAGAGAAGATTCAGTCCTGCTAACTTCCAACCAGTAACCATGATGCCTGCTGCAGAACTGCTCCAGTTCTGCCGCGATGAAAGAAGAAGGGAATTCTTCGAGGAAAATCAGCGCTGGTTCGATCTTCGCCGTTACGGTATGCCCGAGATCATTCATATTTATGCACTCTTCGCTGAAGTGCAAAGGTTCAAACTCTCCAAAGGCGATCCTGCGTATACTCTGTTGATCCCAACTGAAGCTATCCGTCTCAATCCGCGTCTGGAGCAGAATCCGGCAGCGCCTCCAAGAAATCCTTTTTATTAA
- a CDS encoding putative zinc-binding metallopeptidase, whose amino-acid sequence MQLLKNITRIATCGLLLAFCSCKKEAALTPTEDNRLYKLPQGDQPYDQEIVNFYEEYRTVILYKFSKLDFLYSPNGDNPAYASFTPAEGSQVQESLDFLHEQWFDLYNEDFLKKTLPFKILLASDLKRVVPPYTSLPVGTTYPRAIKGYNHVTFGRAGRISSMTAAEKDTVRGELHKAYWHLATLNRMIELPPAFTSLMPDYTSVHAWYPERSGVFTLYNGMTHFDDIADYIYKITTTDYATLTSTLFTPSRDPNGMFRKKYDAIVQYYLENYNIDLQAIGNM is encoded by the coding sequence ATGCAATTATTGAAAAATATCACCCGCATCGCAACCTGCGGCCTGCTCCTTGCCTTTTGCTCCTGCAAGAAGGAAGCTGCCCTCACTCCAACTGAAGACAATCGCCTGTATAAACTTCCCCAGGGCGATCAGCCCTATGATCAGGAGATCGTAAATTTTTATGAGGAATACAGAACCGTGATCCTGTATAAATTCAGCAAACTCGATTTCCTGTATTCACCCAATGGCGACAATCCTGCCTACGCCAGTTTCACGCCGGCAGAAGGCAGCCAGGTGCAGGAATCACTCGATTTCCTTCATGAACAATGGTTCGATCTCTACAATGAAGATTTCCTGAAGAAAACACTTCCATTCAAGATATTGCTGGCCTCCGACCTTAAGAGAGTAGTACCTCCCTATACAAGTTTGCCGGTTGGCACTACCTATCCCAGGGCCATCAAGGGTTACAATCATGTTACCTTCGGAAGGGCCGGCAGGATCAGTTCCATGACGGCAGCCGAAAAAGATACTGTGCGCGGCGAATTGCACAAAGCATACTGGCATCTCGCAACTCTCAACCGTATGATAGAATTACCTCCGGCTTTTACTTCCCTGATGCCGGATTACACCAGTGTGCATGCCTGGTATCCTGAAAGGTCCGGCGTTTTCACCCTGTACAACGGCATGACCCATTTTGATGATATTGCCGACTATATCTATAAGATCACGACCACCGATTATGCCACGCTCACGAGCACCCTGTTTACCCCTTCCAGGGATCCCAATGGTATGTTCAGGAAAAAATATGATGCTATAGTGCAGTATTACCTGGAGAATTACAATATCGATCTTCAGGCCATAGGAAATATGTAA
- a CDS encoding SusC/RagA family TonB-linked outer membrane protein, with amino-acid sequence MRNVVTTPVSLRVRGHFVCAILSLLLLGASIPLFAQTKRPLDKKISFKVTNVSLAEALKKFRAASGVHMTFNQEDVNSQPAVSIDVADRSGREVLERLLSNTAIRFAEATDGNVLLILKTSKKDNTRAGKFFDVNGQIVDNQGQALSNATIMVLPEKRGLTADKNGMFNLTAKENDILRFSYLGMKSYEVKIRKDEFLKIALDTAPSVMTEYVVTGYQTIEKRMLTGAVTTLTPDKFLRPGAASIDQMLQGKVPGMVVTFNSGSPSAAPKIRIRGTSTILGNASPLWVVDNIIRTDPVNLSPLQVNTVLAAAQESNFSMVGNAISGINPYDIESITFLKDAAATSIYGVQAANGVIVVKTKRGKPGPVAINYNLSLGFTGRPRYTQMNLMNSKERVDVSREMLQNGIYYPNGLRSVSYEQLVDQLSARKITQEEFSEKVGQLETMNTDWFDLLTQNAFNQTHSIGFSGGAGKTNYYASVSFFDNKGAFKGDNLQSYSGRLNLESNLSSKLNVNLLIDASYRKAKGYYNVNPFDYALQTSRTIHPDSFYIAQVSTNMRTPWVNPDPIRYNIRNEIDQTGSTTTTQSFNINTGINYRLMRGLSFQGTYNLEASGNSNFNFITARSYAAAVIRGFDYNAYKKGDFKFEKSPLPYGGIGYPASTQNLALNIRNQFNYNLSLFEGRDNLSAMVSQEMRSVKQDGTMSLEPGYFPERGNTYYSGYYNTRSAIGSQAYHQVVNTNTVTNTLSWMAGFNYQFNRKYTISSSIRTDGSNRFGQYSNQRFLPNWHVGAMWNITAEPFMERVNWVEQAALRASYGSQGNVVSQVGPQLIASYPSAPVDDVSNEFVLDLKSLPYPDLRWEKSKSFNLGMDLMLFKGRLQINANAYYNRTTDLIVTVALPLEYGVKNMYMNNGSMNNKGWDLGVTVVPIRSKSGVTWNQTFNYSMNYNKVVRSGIVNNYAEYLSGSAVVPGMPFGSFYSFGFAGLSPVNGMPLYDFYEKNPGFNKDDPSTWLKYSGRVDPILDMGTTSTITYKSFSLNASFLLRLGHHKRLNPLYPRNASEIAPTPEMNLSREMLDRWRKPGDETRTTIPGYANWDRTSYIPLEVGNVVGGASPYSIYDRSSVRVVKGDFFRCTNVSLGYALPAASVRRFGARGMTVGFSVNNPFIITSKAFHGQDPETVGTGGTSLPITASYTMSLNVSF; translated from the coding sequence ATGAGAAATGTTGTTACAACACCTGTATCATTGCGGGTAAGAGGGCATTTTGTGTGCGCCATCCTTTCCCTGCTCCTGTTGGGAGCTTCCATCCCGCTCTTTGCACAAACGAAGAGACCGCTGGATAAAAAGATCAGTTTCAAAGTTACCAATGTTAGTCTTGCTGAAGCCCTGAAGAAATTCCGGGCCGCATCCGGTGTGCACATGACCTTCAACCAGGAGGATGTGAACAGTCAGCCTGCTGTAAGTATTGATGTAGCTGACAGATCCGGACGTGAAGTACTGGAGAGATTATTGTCTAATACAGCTATCAGGTTTGCCGAAGCAACAGATGGCAACGTTTTGCTGATCCTTAAAACCAGCAAAAAAGACAATACGCGGGCGGGTAAGTTCTTTGACGTGAATGGCCAGATAGTGGATAACCAGGGGCAGGCGCTTTCCAATGCCACCATCATGGTATTGCCGGAAAAGAGAGGACTTACTGCCGATAAGAATGGAATGTTCAATCTTACCGCCAAAGAAAATGATATCCTTCGTTTCAGTTACCTGGGCATGAAGAGTTACGAAGTGAAGATCAGGAAAGATGAGTTCCTGAAAATTGCGCTGGATACTGCTCCGTCGGTAATGACTGAATATGTTGTAACAGGATATCAGACCATCGAGAAACGCATGCTCACAGGTGCAGTCACTACGCTGACGCCTGATAAATTCCTCAGGCCAGGTGCGGCAAGCATTGATCAGATGCTGCAGGGAAAAGTTCCCGGCATGGTAGTCACTTTCAACAGTGGAAGCCCTTCCGCTGCTCCAAAGATCCGCATCCGCGGCACCAGCACCATTTTAGGAAATGCATCTCCGCTCTGGGTGGTAGACAATATCATCCGCACCGATCCTGTGAACCTGAGCCCGCTCCAGGTGAACACGGTACTGGCTGCCGCACAGGAATCGAATTTCAGCATGGTGGGCAATGCCATTTCCGGCATCAACCCATATGATATTGAAAGCATCACATTTTTGAAAGATGCTGCTGCCACCTCCATTTACGGTGTACAGGCTGCCAACGGTGTGATTGTTGTTAAAACAAAAAGAGGAAAACCCGGACCGGTAGCCATCAATTATAATCTGAGTCTTGGATTCACCGGCAGACCGCGGTATACGCAAATGAACCTGATGAATTCCAAGGAGAGGGTAGACGTTTCAAGGGAAATGCTGCAGAACGGGATCTATTATCCCAATGGACTTCGTTCTGTATCTTACGAACAACTCGTTGATCAGCTCTCTGCACGCAAGATCACCCAGGAAGAGTTTTCTGAAAAAGTAGGACAGCTGGAAACGATGAATACAGACTGGTTTGATCTGTTGACGCAAAATGCTTTCAACCAGACGCACTCCATCGGATTCAGTGGTGGAGCCGGCAAAACGAATTATTACGCTTCGGTGAGCTTCTTCGATAACAAAGGAGCATTCAAAGGAGATAATCTGCAGAGTTATTCCGGCAGGTTGAATCTTGAATCCAACCTAAGCAGCAAACTGAACGTGAACTTATTGATCGATGCCTCCTACAGGAAAGCGAAAGGTTACTATAATGTAAACCCTTTCGATTATGCATTGCAGACCTCCCGTACTATCCATCCTGATTCTTTCTATATTGCCCAGGTCTCTACCAATATGAGAACGCCCTGGGTAAATCCTGATCCGATCCGATACAATATCCGTAATGAAATTGATCAAACAGGTTCTACCACTACTACACAAAGTTTCAATATCAATACCGGCATCAACTACAGGTTAATGAGAGGACTGAGTTTCCAGGGAACCTATAATCTTGAAGCTTCCGGGAATTCCAATTTCAATTTCATCACAGCCCGCAGTTATGCAGCTGCCGTGATCAGGGGATTCGACTATAATGCGTATAAGAAAGGAGATTTCAAGTTTGAAAAATCGCCGCTTCCTTATGGTGGTATTGGATATCCTGCATCAACTCAAAATCTCGCGCTTAATATCCGTAACCAGTTTAACTATAACCTGAGTCTTTTTGAAGGAAGGGATAACCTGTCTGCCATGGTATCGCAGGAAATGCGTTCTGTAAAACAAGACGGAACGATGTCGCTGGAACCTGGCTATTTTCCTGAACGGGGAAACACTTACTATTCCGGATACTACAATACCCGCTCTGCCATTGGATCACAGGCATACCACCAGGTAGTGAACACCAACACCGTTACCAATACATTATCCTGGATGGCCGGTTTCAATTACCAATTCAACAGGAAGTACACCATCAGTTCCAGTATTCGCACAGATGGTTCAAACCGTTTTGGCCAGTATTCCAACCAGCGTTTCCTTCCCAACTGGCATGTTGGCGCCATGTGGAATATCACGGCAGAACCATTCATGGAAAGAGTGAACTGGGTTGAACAGGCTGCGTTGCGCGCTTCCTATGGCTCACAGGGAAATGTGGTATCTCAGGTAGGTCCGCAGTTGATTGCAAGTTACCCGTCTGCCCCCGTGGATGATGTATCCAATGAATTTGTATTGGACCTGAAGAGCCTGCCTTATCCTGACCTTCGTTGGGAAAAATCGAAATCCTTCAACCTGGGAATGGATCTGATGCTATTCAAGGGGAGATTACAGATCAATGCAAATGCCTACTATAACAGGACCACCGATCTGATCGTTACCGTAGCGCTTCCGCTTGAATATGGTGTAAAGAATATGTACATGAACAATGGCAGCATGAACAACAAGGGGTGGGATCTGGGTGTAACGGTAGTGCCTATACGATCAAAATCAGGTGTAACCTGGAACCAGACTTTCAATTATTCGATGAACTATAATAAAGTGGTAAGGTCCGGCATCGTCAACAATTATGCCGAGTACCTGAGTGGTTCTGCCGTGGTGCCCGGAATGCCATTTGGTTCCTTCTATTCATTCGGATTTGCAGGCCTCAGCCCTGTGAATGGAATGCCATTGTATGATTTTTATGAAAAGAACCCGGGCTTCAATAAAGATGATCCTTCCACCTGGTTGAAATATTCCGGAAGAGTAGATCCAATATTGGATATGGGTACCACCAGCACCATCACCTACAAATCATTTTCTCTGAATGCTTCGTTCCTGCTGAGGTTAGGTCATCATAAACGCCTGAATCCATTGTATCCGAGAAATGCTTCCGAAATAGCGCCGACTCCCGAGATGAACCTGTCGAGGGAAATGCTTGACCGCTGGCGTAAACCCGGTGATGAAACCCGTACTACAATTCCTGGTTATGCCAACTGGGACAGGACTTCCTATATCCCGCTGGAAGTAGGGAATGTAGTGGGTGGGGCCAGCCCTTATTCTATCTATGACAGATCCTCCGTACGTGTGGTGAAAGGTGATTTCTTCCGTTGCACCAATGTCAGCCTGGGATATGCGTTACCGGCAGCCAGCGTAAGAAGGTTTGGCGCCCGTGGCATGACTGTTGGGTTCTCGGTGAACAATCCGTTCATCATTACCAGCAAGGCGTTCCATGGACAAGATCCGGAGACCGTAGGAACCGGAGGAACGTCATTGCCGATCACGGCTTCCTATACAATGAGCCTGAACGTTTCTTTCTGA
- a CDS encoding porin family protein yields MKRKYTLIILMPALLLLCRHSTGQWSAGVSAGFTLNQPSKDPGQAYSKYLPAGGFALGIPVQYNLTEHWGLRAEPGLFQKNISFERGNNYSGTWEKRYNNYLQLPLMLQYRTGGEHKFTGFAQAGFYAGRWISGRQQGAVPDIYDLINEPDPDGGSTSYFRIREYDHKYEFDAEKDQRMDWGAVAGIGLNYQYNSRIHFYLELRYSQSFMSYEKEYMTGQQKPVHQTAAAMLGCMMNLFNRNK; encoded by the coding sequence ATGAAAAGAAAATATACTTTGATAATACTGATGCCTGCATTGCTGCTGCTTTGCAGGCATTCTACCGGGCAGTGGTCCGCAGGCGTTTCTGCGGGTTTCACGCTCAATCAACCCAGCAAAGATCCCGGTCAGGCTTATTCCAAATACCTTCCTGCAGGTGGTTTTGCCCTGGGCATTCCTGTTCAGTACAATCTTACTGAGCATTGGGGACTGCGTGCGGAGCCGGGACTGTTTCAAAAGAATATCAGCTTCGAACGCGGCAATAATTATTCCGGCACCTGGGAAAAAAGATACAATAACTACCTGCAATTGCCGCTGATGCTGCAATACAGAACAGGCGGCGAACACAAATTTACCGGCTTCGCACAGGCCGGCTTCTACGCAGGCAGATGGATCTCTGGCAGACAGCAGGGAGCTGTTCCGGATATCTATGATCTGATCAACGAACCTGATCCTGATGGAGGCTCCACTTCCTATTTCCGCATCAGGGAATACGATCATAAATATGAATTCGATGCAGAAAAAGATCAGCGGATGGATTGGGGAGCTGTTGCCGGCATTGGACTGAACTACCAGTATAACAGCCGGATCCATTTCTACCTGGAACTCAGGTACAGCCAGTCTTTCATGAGTTATGAAAAAGAATACATGACCGGTCAGCAAAAGCCGGTACACCAGACGGCCGCTGCTATGCTGGGATGTATGATGAACCTGTTCAACCGTAATAAATGA
- a CDS encoding winged helix-turn-helix domain-containing protein — MFNELDPVLSTQVRLAIVSVLVKMKKADFNHLMEVTGTTQGNLSHQIKKLQEAGYIEVVKTFKGNYPQTVCSLTAKGKKAFERYVNDIKGYLHL, encoded by the coding sequence ATGTTCAATGAACTGGATCCCGTGCTCAGCACACAGGTGCGTCTCGCCATCGTATCCGTGCTGGTGAAAATGAAAAAAGCTGATTTCAATCATCTGATGGAAGTTACCGGAACCACGCAGGGGAACCTTAGCCATCAGATCAAGAAACTGCAGGAAGCAGGGTATATCGAAGTGGTAAAGACCTTTAAAGGCAATTATCCGCAAACGGTCTGCTCCCTTACTGCAAAGGGAAAAAAGGCATTTGAAAGGTATGTGAATGATATCAAAGGTTACCTGCATCTCTGA
- a CDS encoding FecR family protein, giving the protein MQQNENDNIRWEKLEEQLDQPQINPEQEGLSKEERNVLHFFKRLRNRLHPVDEQKSFPLEDGWNSLSARIAMEENTGARKGRFVKWRQFSLVAAAVLLLAVAGIFWMLNKPAGNKQQELAGKTQSTQKADLPPSKQVELILADGSKIELGQKQSITEKNGVGIVASDEKLQYETDVKSDKLLYNTLMVPRGKKSQISLPDGTTVWVNAASKITYPVAFIGATREVTLEGEAYFDVKQNTEKPFIVHTVNIDVEVLGTAFNLNAYAKTIRTTLEKGKVRVKNKTASIELMPGEQAMYDLQSAQMKKAPVYTRLFTGWKDGELYLEDLTLREITEQLSRDFDYEFEFAEASLKELRFTVDMAAADNLQAVLDHISSTTEGLRFSVNGRLVSISR; this is encoded by the coding sequence ATGCAACAAAACGAAAACGATAATATCCGTTGGGAGAAACTGGAAGAACAGTTGGATCAGCCTCAGATCAACCCGGAACAGGAAGGTCTGAGCAAAGAAGAACGGAATGTGCTTCATTTCTTCAAGCGGCTGCGCAACAGGCTGCATCCCGTGGATGAACAGAAAAGCTTTCCGCTGGAAGATGGCTGGAATAGTCTTTCTGCCAGAATTGCCATGGAAGAAAATACTGGTGCCCGTAAAGGACGCTTTGTAAAATGGAGACAATTCAGTCTGGTGGCCGCAGCGGTGCTGCTGCTGGCCGTGGCTGGCATTTTCTGGATGCTGAATAAACCTGCCGGCAACAAACAACAGGAACTGGCGGGGAAAACACAATCAACTCAAAAAGCAGATCTGCCCCCTTCAAAACAGGTGGAACTGATCCTGGCAGATGGCAGTAAGATTGAACTGGGACAAAAACAATCCATCACCGAAAAGAATGGAGTAGGCATTGTGGCCTCAGATGAAAAACTGCAATACGAGACTGATGTAAAAAGCGACAAATTACTTTACAATACCCTGATGGTGCCAAGAGGGAAGAAGTCGCAGATCAGCCTGCCGGACGGCACCACCGTGTGGGTGAATGCTGCCTCGAAGATCACCTATCCGGTTGCATTCATCGGGGCTACTCGGGAAGTTACCCTGGAAGGCGAAGCTTATTTTGATGTGAAACAGAATACGGAGAAACCTTTCATCGTGCATACAGTCAATATCGATGTAGAAGTATTGGGTACTGCTTTCAACCTGAATGCCTATGCGAAAACGATTCGCACCACCCTGGAAAAAGGAAAAGTGCGGGTGAAAAATAAAACGGCTTCCATCGAGCTGATGCCTGGTGAGCAGGCGATGTACGACCTGCAGTCAGCACAAATGAAGAAAGCTCCCGTATACACCAGGTTGTTTACCGGCTGGAAAGATGGAGAGCTCTACCTGGAAGACCTTACGCTCCGGGAGATCACTGAACAACTGAGCCGTGATTTCGACTATGAATTTGAATTTGCGGAAGCATCCCTGAAAGAGCTCCGCTTTACCGTAGACATGGCCGCCGCTGATAATCTCCAGGCCGTGCTCGACCATATCAGCAGTACCACGGAAGGTCTCCGTTTCTCAGTAAATGGCCGCCTGGTAAGTATTTCACGATAA
- a CDS encoding S41 family peptidase: MMARLSLYTIPLLVVILFSSCRKETGAVNAKAPENFSEVFDQFWNNMNKRYVFWKEDSTDWDAMHRKYKPLFEGLDFNNVSDLKRSVQYFREMTANLMDGHYYIRFTHPVLKDSVVYPSRDRKQRSPWYHNAYNYSKVVRYKLDPNYNVGVNSSTSVTFGTIRQNILYFSCSYFYLYDAYTSGENNNVKPVLELFFNELAKTPSPYKAVIIDVRGNGGGDISDLNFLVGRLTATPLAFGSTRYKTGPGRLEYTPWIGSFITPVKGSKGVTIPIIALADNYSASLAESVTMAIQEMPNGKFIGEPTWGANGPYASNEFLYNAGPFELNSFMKVQTASAAFRTLNGRFSESVGIVPDLFVPFDPIAMQEGRDPILEAAMQLFE; encoded by the coding sequence ATGATGGCCAGACTCTCACTATATACTATTCCATTGTTGGTAGTGATCTTATTCTCATCCTGCCGGAAAGAGACTGGTGCAGTGAATGCAAAAGCGCCTGAGAATTTCAGTGAAGTATTCGATCAGTTCTGGAACAATATGAACAAGCGCTATGTTTTCTGGAAGGAAGACAGTACAGACTGGGATGCCATGCACCGGAAGTATAAGCCATTATTCGAAGGGCTGGATTTCAATAATGTGAGCGACCTGAAAAGATCTGTGCAGTATTTCCGGGAAATGACCGCCAACCTGATGGATGGGCATTATTACATCAGGTTCACGCATCCTGTATTGAAGGACTCGGTGGTTTATCCTTCGCGTGACAGAAAACAGCGATCTCCCTGGTATCATAACGCTTATAACTACTCGAAAGTGGTCCGTTACAAACTGGACCCCAATTACAATGTTGGTGTAAATAGTTCAACCAGTGTAACATTCGGTACCATCAGACAGAATATCCTGTATTTCAGTTGCAGCTATTTTTACCTTTATGATGCTTACACATCCGGTGAAAACAACAATGTAAAACCAGTGCTGGAGCTTTTCTTCAACGAGCTGGCCAAAACGCCTTCGCCCTACAAGGCAGTGATCATCGATGTGCGCGGGAACGGTGGAGGCGATATCAGTGACCTGAACTTTCTGGTTGGCAGGTTGACCGCTACACCGCTGGCCTTTGGCTCAACCCGTTATAAGACAGGGCCGGGCAGACTGGAGTATACGCCCTGGATCGGTTCTTTCATCACTCCTGTGAAAGGCAGTAAGGGAGTCACAATCCCCATCATTGCACTGGCGGATAATTACTCTGCCTCACTGGCGGAAAGTGTTACAATGGCAATACAGGAAATGCCCAATGGGAAATTCATAGGCGAACCAACCTGGGGCGCCAACGGGCCGTATGCTTCCAACGAATTCCTTTACAATGCCGGGCCCTTTGAATTGAATAGCTTCATGAAAGTGCAGACAGCTTCTGCAGCATTCAGGACCTTGAATGGCCGGTTTTCTGAAAGTGTTGGTATTGTTCCCGATCTTTTTGTTCCATTTGATCCGATAGCGATGCAGGAGGGGAGGGACCCCATCCTGGAAGCAGCCATGCAGCTCTTCGAGTAA
- a CDS encoding RNA polymerase sigma-70 factor — MAAIHFTLPQPQQQTKCLFVRAPLMEGKIGNIIDLSHLESLFREYYHRLCNASYYITGNEDAAKDIVQDFFFHCWNKKEELAITGDFKYYALRAVKNASINYIRDNKKFTSVKDPENNLKVAEQPVPSFDDMGEEEKNRELWNAIERLPAQRKAIFLSSNKDGLTYAQTAERMGVSVNTVKTQIRLAYQFLREECAWLLHFLILWIGLKK; from the coding sequence ATGGCTGCCATCCATTTTACCTTGCCTCAACCACAACAACAAACCAAATGCTTATTTGTGCGCGCCCCGCTTATGGAAGGTAAGATTGGAAATATCATTGATCTCTCGCACCTGGAATCCCTTTTCCGGGAATACTATCACCGTCTCTGCAACGCTTCCTATTATATCACCGGCAATGAAGACGCTGCCAAGGATATTGTACAGGATTTCTTTTTTCATTGCTGGAATAAAAAAGAAGAACTGGCCATTACCGGCGACTTCAAGTATTACGCATTACGGGCCGTGAAGAATGCGAGCATCAATTATATCCGGGACAACAAAAAGTTCACTTCTGTGAAAGACCCTGAAAACAATCTTAAGGTAGCCGAACAACCAGTGCCTTCTTTCGACGATATGGGGGAGGAAGAAAAGAACAGGGAGCTATGGAATGCAATCGAGAGGCTGCCTGCACAAAGAAAGGCCATCTTTCTTTCGTCCAACAAGGACGGTCTTACCTATGCGCAGACGGCGGAGAGAATGGGCGTATCTGTAAACACTGTCAAAACCCAGATCAGACTGGCTTATCAGTTCCTGCGTGAAGAATGCGCATGGCTGCTCCATTTCCTGATCTTATGGATCGGACTAAAAAAATAA
- a CDS encoding NDR1/HIN1-like protein — protein MKFSFCRTSIAGMALSGVLSFSSCTVFDTPEIREPDEMTVQILSFQDAKANIRIESHCHNQNGIGFTFKGGELDLMLDSFKLGRAIIDTSFKVAAHSDFMVPIQLTIDAAEMGKTNMDFTKGVNVTVDGKMKGSAFGINRELPIHYEKKHTINLILPYKL, from the coding sequence ATGAAGTTTTCATTTTGCAGAACAAGTATTGCTGGAATGGCGCTTTCGGGCGTCCTTTCCTTCTCGTCCTGTACCGTGTTCGATACGCCGGAGATCAGGGAACCGGATGAAATGACTGTTCAGATACTTTCTTTCCAGGATGCAAAGGCGAATATCCGGATCGAATCACATTGTCATAATCAGAATGGGATCGGTTTCACTTTCAAGGGAGGGGAGCTTGACCTGATGCTGGACAGCTTCAAACTGGGCCGCGCTATCATCGATACCAGTTTCAAAGTGGCGGCCCATTCAGATTTCATGGTGCCGATCCAACTCACCATCGATGCGGCGGAGATGGGCAAAACGAATATGGATTTCACCAAAGGGGTAAACGTGACTGTAGATGGAAAAATGAAAGGCTCGGCGTTTGGTATCAACCGTGAATTGCCCATTCATTATGAAAAGAAGCATACCATCAACCTGATCCTTCCCTATAAATTATGA